In Cryptomeria japonica chromosome 1, Sugi_1.0, whole genome shotgun sequence, the sequence taaattaaaataaataaagtttACAAAATTTGTTAGGAGAGATTCAGAGTCCTTACCCGAATGCTTATCCTTGCGCCAAAAggaatacaaagatgaagatatatATACCAAAAAACCACCATCCAGAGCAAAGAAAACTTTATTAATGGCGTGTATACGTTTCAAAAGAGCTCTTGGAATGTCAGTTGGTAAGCCTTTGCAATGGAAAattctcatctcctcctccatcatcaAACATCTGCAAAATCTCGTCTATACTAATATCACTTAGCTGGGTATCTGTAATTTGCAGATCCCCCTGGGTACTTTCAACATTGGATGAGTTGTCTGTATTTGGATTTAAATCACTTATATTGTTATTCTGAGGTTGCAGAGGAGGATTATTAAGGCAGGCAAAAGACCCATACATGATTTGAGCGGCATGGTCATATGCAAGAGCAGCCTCATGAGCTGTATTGAAAGTTCCGAGCCAGAGGCGCTTACCTTTCTGGGGCTCTCTGATTTCAGCCACCCATTTACCCCATGTCCGCTGCCTAACCCCTCTGTAATTGTACTGCCCATTTTCAGGCCCTCCTTTTCCTGGCATACACCCTTTTTTTGAACCCTTGTGAGctcttcttttccttcttttcATTTGGTAACATGAATTCACCTGCCGCCATTGCTCTAAAGTCTCTGAGACTTTCTTTTCCCTCTGCCCTCTCCCCGTCTTCGCCATCTTTGCTCAGTGCTTCAAATTGAAACTTTAGAAAACAATGGACGGAATCGTTAAATCGGTAGGGGCTTACTTGGATGCTACGCTACATGCTAGGCCCCGTGGCTCAACGCGTCGACATCCGATGGTTACTCGAACGTGCTGAGATCGATTCCCtagaaaaaaaatagaataaaaaatcaAAGGAGTTGtggcatctccatctccatctgacTGAAGTTGTGGTTGATATACGTGAGAGATGCCTTGATGCCAAAGAAAAGTGATGATAAGTCATTATGCGGACAAGAGCTGTACTAATGATGGTATGGTTTGCGTTACACCGACGGAGCCGCCTTTCGGGAATGGTAGTTTCCTCGTGAGCGCAGAGTCAACctcgatttgacatccatctatCAAGTGAAAAGCACTTCTATTCACTACATTTATGGAATTCTTGTAAGTAATCAAATCTAAGATTATcaaattctttattggtttactATTAAGTTATTGGTCTTATTTATCATTAAGGTGTGATTCACTTCTGAACACTTTTTGAAGTCATGTTATGGAAAGCTTGGGTTCCTAGATTTTATATAGGTCTGATATCTAAGATTCTCTATTTTCTATTGGTTTTCTTTTAGAAATATTGGTTATTTTTCTAATGTGGGTAGTCTATAGACTATGTGTGATATTCCCTCAAGTTTTCGATCTTATTATAGAAATTTGGAGTTCGTAATCTTGATTTAGGTAGTTTGTAGACTATGTGCGATATTCTCTTCAAGTCTTGAACTTGAATTCTATAGTAAAAATTTTAAGTTTGTAATCTTGATTTGGGTGGTTTGTAGACTCTGTTATATATTCTTCAAGTCTTGAATCCTATTACAAGAGTTTAGGTTCTACGTAGTTCGCTGGCTATGTCTATATTCTCTTCAAGTCTTGAATTCTATTATAAGAATTTTAGATTGGTAATCTTGATTTGGATAGCTCttaaactatatatatacatgctttaatTTTGGTGGtcttttgttattttctttcatttctttcttttttgtttattttattgattCATTTGGGTTGATTATTGTtaatttctttcttctctttttatttttgtttattctaTTGATTCTTTTTCTTAGCCTCTTTTTTAAGTCTTTTTGTACTTTTGGTCTCTTTCTCCCTCATCCCCCTCCTCTTTTTATGTTTCCTCCTGGTCTGCAAATGCCCAATCTTTTGCTCCTTGTGCTCTCATTcaccctgatgatggatcacaaaatgtgatccgaaacattgatccAAAAAACTAGCACACAATCGATTTCAAAAATTTGCTCACATAATAATTTTATAAACAGAAATCTCATATCTTCAATTCTTAATCTTGGTTTTACTTACTGATGTCATGTCAATAGTTTTTCTAATCGAATAAAAAAGAAGTTCAACAATATTTTCATGTCTATCGTTCACGTGATTTATATCATAATATATTGTGAAAATGATTTGGAAAGTGACAAACGTCGTGATGATTCTTTTAATGAAGTCGTCGCGTGTCTCAGAAACCTTGTGCAAAGCCCCTCGATTGATCTTCCGTGGAATAAAAACCAATGTGACAGGTATTATTTACTTGTAATTTCCTTGTGCTCGATtagatatatattattttttaattgttttggtACAGAAATGTAATATATTAAAGTAAAGATCGTAATATAATATTTGCTGCAAAAATCAAACTGAAACATTCAGCATAGTGGGTTACAGAAGTCTTAAGATTTGGAGACCACAACACCCGTTTGAAAATGACGGCTGCAAATTGGCTGCCGATTCTCTGTATAGCTTTCATCAAAGATAAGTACGTGTGTCTTTTACATGTAAACTGGCTATCATTCTTTGTACAACTTGCCCAATTGAGACTGTACCTGCAATATGCTTAACAAAATCGACAGCACTTAGTCTCAAAAGTGCAAAACACTTCTCCCACTTCATCTGCCTCTGCCTGCACAATCAGAGAATGTTTATTTGTTTTGGCATTCAGAGCTGTTGCAGAAAAGCTTTAGTGAGATCGAGCTAAATGTTATATGTACTGTTAATTCAAAATCTGTGCGATTGCGGTCAAATATTTCACAGAGACTTCCTAGACAAATGGGCAGATCACTATCAGAAGACATGCCCTCTCTGCAGATGTTCTCTTATTCCAGAAAGCAAATCACTAGCAGACAGTAAGGAAACATGGACCTGTGAAAGAGATGCTGCACGGAGGAGGGTATCAGGTCGAAGGGCTATTCACATTCAGTAAGGGTTATTCAATTTTTAGGATGTACCAATGCATAAGTTTTTGATTAAAGAAAAAACAGGTTTTAAAGAGACACGAAACCCTTAACAACAGATTTTGAAGGGATCTGAAATCCTCAAATTTTACCAGGATCTCTGACCCATAATACCACGCTGCCAAGAGGAATAAGCATAAAAAACCAGTAGCCCAACTTGAGTTATACAAAAAAGGTCAGCGCCTATCACATGCACAAGGGTTTTaataaggctcccttaaccttcatcaAATACCATGGGTGATTCCAAGCACCCATAACCTTCGAAAACATCAGATTGTAACAGATAGTCATACATTCACAATCTGGACGCATAGAGTTTTGAAAGACTCCCCTAATCTTCAACCTGGTTTTAAACTGGTACCCAAAACCAACAGAGAAGGATTTTCCTAAGCTCCCTTAAACTGTAACATAGTTCTCAGGCCACCAAAAGAAAAACCTATCTTTAACCAAAAACAACATCTGGGCAAATTGGGCCCTTAAAAACTACTAGCATCCAGCCTACCTTGgcttttacaaggctcccacaacatGGCACCAAAAGGATAAACATAGAGCAAAAGCCAGAAAAAGGGGGATTTTGAAAGGCACCAATGCATAAGCTAGTCTCATACATCATTGCTAATATATTGGTGCATTCTAGGGACTGGATAGTCATTTCCTACTCATAGTGGATCCAATTGCCTTCATTATTATCCCTCTGGCCCATCACagtatataaatatgaatatatcattaattatatattataatttatttatctattttatatttataatattaaatatgattattatatattatttattatattttttaattattttacattaattatattacaatatatttatatttacaacaatatctaCAATTGCAAAATATAaagtataattatattattatctaATATGATGAATACAAGATGATGGAATACTTCTCAACCCTCGATTTTTCAATTGTatgttattattttaaaaatgaatttTCATTCTATAAGATACAAAACGAGcataatatgtttttgtttgtattTGGTTTTCTTTTTTTGGTTGATCCAAACAAAAAAGGAATTATGTGGATTTTAGaatattaagatttttattaaGAATTCGATGAACCCAAATAATGTTTTATATAGGGGAAAGGTCCTAGTTACCACAATCAAAATCATCTGGGGAGCCAATAATCACCCGCTCGTATATCCAGTAGTTGAAGTAGCAATGGTGTACAATTACTGGGGCATTTGTACATATTGGAAAAGTCATTTTGTGGTGGTCAAAGTGAATAGTTAAGGGGCAATAGAGAATATGTATCGAATGTCAACCCAAAATGACTACTTTTTTACCTTTATGTGCATGATGAATCCCATTGTGTTTGACATAACTActtagaagccaaaacaatagttaTAAGCACTTGAGTTGCATGTGATAAagacaaaaaaataatcaaaatctaATGTACTATTTAAGAGCTTAaggtgcacaaagttagctatagcTGCTACTGGTACCTTCCaacaatataatttatattattattatatcctatattttatataatttaaattcttttttttttaatattgtagtGTAGTGAGTGACTATCAAACTAAAAAGAGATATCTtaatcccacattgcctttgcattaaAGAAGTAGCCTATAAATTCACGGTCACAAGTTCATATTGGAGGATCAAATTCTtcttcaaaaattggatctttatcAATTGGTTGAAAGTactttatttgtcttctttttgGCCTTTTAGTAACCTCTTTAGGGGGCATTTGAGGATTTTTCTTATCCATGTAATCTCTAAGTAGAGAAAGTTCTTCTTCATTGAGGTTGTTCCTTCCAATAGGAGAAAATTGGGCAGAGCTAACTTTTGTTTTCTACACAATCAAAAGACCATCTTTGAGGAGACTCATGAAGAAGTCTTTTGAAAACTCCATCATTGTCAAGACTTGCAGAATGATATTAATGAAAGTGGTTTCACTATTGAACTCAATATGCCTTGCAATATTtcttcatttctcttcttcttgagaaagaaaaaaatatcatgAGTCAAAACAAGCCAAAAATAATTCAACTTAGCTGGAAAAACACATATATAGCCTGCCAAAATTTCAAACCAATTAAAACCATCTTTGCAATCCCAACGAAAAAGATTACCCAAAAACAaggaccaaagagaacaagaaaatTTTCAATCAATAAATAAGTGCTCAAAAGATTCATGGGCTTGACAAAAATCAAAAACTCTGACAGGGACCCCCCaatcacatcaagaacactatcaacaaaaaaaatttgaagCAAAATAGTCTATCTAAAATAGGCTTTCTTGGTTTCAACAAATTTTGACTAGATGTGTTCTAACCTACAGGCTCAAGTACTATCACTCTAGTTTAGGTTCCATGACTCGTTAATGTAGTCAATCACTTCCTTTGAACCATCAAGCATGTTGTAAATATTTTTCACCAAAGTATTCTAAAACTAAGAGTCATCACACcattgcaaaaaaaatttaaagcatccctCATCACTGACAATCACATTGTTAGCCTCCATATTACAAATAGCTTTCTTTAATACAAAAATATGATCTTTTTTTAGTTTCGACAAAATTGTATCGCACAGCAAGTTGATGCCATCTAATCATTCCATTATCATCaatgatatcatgaaaaatattaaTGCCTTTAAAACTCCACCCCTTTGTTGAGAAGCCCCGAGTGAGAACAAGGGGCTTGTGATTCCACATAAGAGACCACCAAATAGATCTATAATCAAACCAAGACAACAAAGAAGATGAAAAGAGTTTAGAATTAATAAGAATATGCTTAACATTACACCAATCTTTCCAAATGCTACTAAACATTGTTGATCGAAAGACCTTGACACCAAATTTACTAAAGGATAAAGGAAGTACAACACCTTAAGAATAGTAACATTTGAAGTACAGGTAAGTGCACGAAGTTGTTATGAAAAAAAGTGGACACCCTCTCAAAAAAACTTCTAAAAACTACTAACACGAATgggttatttttaaatttaaataacccaTTCGCGCTAAGGCTCATATTACTGAGCCTATATCCAAGCCAAACCGCttacatgtttaaaaaaaaaatacatgtacGCGTTATGTTTAGTAAGAAAAATGCATACACATTTTGCTTACATAAAGTTAGATTAGTAACATGGACTTATATGCATTTCATTTAGCATTCCCTTAGttttttcagtaggatatatactttaagttatatatatatatatatatatatatatatatatatatatatatatatatatatatatatatatatatatatatatatatatatatatatatatatatatatatatatatatatatatatatatatatatatatatatatatatatatatatatatatatattgtcggGATGTTCGAGAGtcgtttcagatctctaggagttataatatagATTATAGATTTtaagagatcttataatttttcaaacagtcaaatttcaataatcaatggGATTATATCACCATTCACTTgatatctctctatctcatgctctttgtctcccctaagctctagacctatctattttcctatctctctcctcctctcttcacctctctctatctcactctctccccaagctctagatcttataatttctcagacataatcaaatttcaataatcactaagctcttattatctttctctctctctctctatttcactctctttatcttcctccatctctagacctatctcttccTATCACTCCTCTCCACTTCTCTACCCcgtctctctatctcactctttgttggagattgttgatcatTCTTGCTAATAGGATAtattgttctcattgatgtcaacatattcatgtgtattgctctggtgattgcagattgggaagatcttatgatccagtttgcattgttgttttgttgatcactattttgtagagctcggtatatcctccggtatattctggtgtgatcagatcttgtgctgagattttgggatggtCTAGTGTATCTTAaattcagatggatcatgatttggtgcttcgcaagttatctttctttttggtaattgttgattggttatgttcttgagctttcaaacattgacagatgaagatttgataagtggtgttggtgcagatgttactaatgattctaacgtgcttgttggtgtttcctagtcatgtcctatttgctttgtcgatccacattgatcgttgtgtgattttttgatggtttctacaaacccatgatgattttcatgttatgtgatattcctagtggtgtagcaaattacggttgatcttggcatgctTTCTAGTGgagttgtgtgtttgggaatttgaattaggtccatgttatgttatgtaaatcattacattgatccagtggtcgatctttgtatcatgtgatgtaattttttaattgagggtagtgatttttttagtggctaatattcaccaattggttGTTATTTAAAATTTGGGAATCGAAATTTGGCGAATAattcaagttttaaggtgacctaaatcgccacatttttacaaaattttattttattcttatttaaatcgccaaagaaaatattttattaaatttttgaactcaaatATTCACCAAAATATTTGATAGATGATTGGAtcaaatttacaaaaaaattataatttattgtaaaaaataaatttattcgcCAATtatacatcataattattagttgcTTTAGGCttttatcaacaatctttagttgccataattaattcaaaatataatctaatgaccatcattgcattccatgaggtaaattgtacc encodes:
- the LOC131041954 gene encoding putative dehydration-responsive element-binding protein 2H produces the protein MAKTGRGQREKKVSETLEQWRQVNSCYQMKRRKRRAHKGSKKGCMPGKGGPENGQYNYRGVRQRTWGKWVAEIREPQKGKRLWLGTFNTAHEAALAYDHAAQIMYGSFACLNNPPLQPQNNNISDLNPNTDNSSNVESTQGDLQITDTQLSDISIDEILQMFDDGGGDENFPLQRLTN